The Deinococcus reticulitermitis sequence GCGCGTGATCATTGACTCGGCGCATACCCCGGTGAGCCTGGAACACACATTGCGGACCCTGCGCCGGGTGACCCCGGGCCGGCTGTGGGTGGTGATCGGCTCGGCGGGGGGGCGGCGCGATCCGTACAAGCGGGGGCCACTTGGTGAGGTCGCCGCCCGTTTCGCCGACCTCGCCGTGTTTACGGAGGCCGACCACCGCGAGACGCCGCTGGAGGAGATCCTGCGCGAGATGGAGCGCGGTGCCCGCGCGGCGGGGCAGGGCAACTTCGTGAGCATCGGGGACCGCGCCGAGGCGATCCGGCACGTCGTGCTGGAGGCGGCGCCTGGAGACACGGTGGTGATCGCCAACAAGGGCGTCGAGACCACGCTGGAGCGCGGCGGCCGCGCGCTGCCCTGGAGTGACCTCGGCCAGGTCCGCGCCGCCCTGCGGGCACGGGCAGGGCGATCAGGCTGAGGGGAGAGGGGAGGAAGCTCCGGCACGCGGGCACCTTCTCATCAACCTTGCTTCCCGTATACTCAAGCCTGTTTATGGCTGCCGACTCCAAACATCGCCCGGTGTACGTCATCTCGGTGGCGGCGGAACTGGTGGACATGCACCCCCAGACCCTGCGGCTCTACGAGCGCAAGGGCCTGATCCGTCCGGGGCGGTCGAGCGGCAAGACGCGGCTGTACTCCGAGCGCGACATCGAGCATCTGCGCGAGATCCGGCGCCTGACCCAGGAGCTCGGCGTCAACCTCGCCGGCGTCGAGGAGGTGATGCGGCTTCAGCACCAGCTCGACGACCTCCAGCAGGAGTTCGAGGCCGAGATCGAGCGCATCGAGGACGAACTGCGCGTTCAGGCGCAGCCCCCCGCCCTGCCCCCCTCGGGGGAGAAGCCTGATCCCCGCGACCGTCCGGTCTACGTGATCTCCATTGCTGCCGAGCTCGTGGACATGCACCCCCAGACCCTGCGGCTCTACGAGCGCAAGCACCTGATTCGTCCGGGGCGGTCGAGCGGCAA is a genomic window containing:
- the hspR gene encoding heat shock protein transcriptional repressor HspR, fused homodimer type, translating into MAADSKHRPVYVISVAAELVDMHPQTLRLYERKGLIRPGRSSGKTRLYSERDIEHLREIRRLTQELGVNLAGVEEVMRLQHQLDDLQQEFEAEIERIEDELRVQAQPPALPPSGEKPDPRDRPVYVISIAAELVDMHPQTLRLYERKHLIRPGRSSGKTRLYSERDIEHLREIRRLTQELGVNLAGVEEIMRLRFELDASRTRLEGNVRRIQDDITERMTKWRTLPAPEMPGETPDDERGGEGDREP